In bacterium, the genomic stretch AGCGGAACAATAATCCCATGGTTATAATTCGCATCGCCTTCCCACCACATGTAAAATTTATAAAATACAGGCAGGTAGAGAATAAAAACCGAGGAAAAAAGCAATATTACATAATACCTGTTGTTTGCAGAAATTTTCTCATCGATATTCAATTTTTACCCTTTCAAATTTTTAAACTTAAGTCTTCAGTCTAACGTCTAATGTCTCATATTTTTAATATGCTTCCTTATGAAAAAGCAATGTAGCTACTGTCTTAAACAAAATCTTTATATCAAGAAGAAGTGACTGCTGTTCCATATATTCCAAATCATATTTTGTTTTTTCATCAATGGTAGTATTGCCTCGGATACCATTTGCCTGGGCCAGGCCTGTTATCCCGGGCTTCAGATATAATCGTCTCCTGTTCCACTCGCTGTATTCATCAACAAAAATAGTGGCTTCAGGCCTTGGCCCCACTAAACTCATATTACCAATTAATACATTTAATAACTGCGGCAGTTCGTCAATGCTTGTTTTACGGATAAAAGCCCCTATTTTCGTCACTCTGTCATCGTTTTTTTGAACCTTGTATAACGGCCCGGCAGCAGCTTCCCGGACCATACTGCGGAATTTATATATCTTAAACGGCCTGCCATTCTGCCCGATTCTTTTTTGAGTAAATAAAACAGGCCCCGGTGATTCAAATTTAATTAAAATACTAATAATCAAAAATAAAGGCGATAAAATAATCAAGCCGAAAACAGAACCAATAATATCTATTACACGTTTTGCGATTGATTCCCATCCAAGCATAGGGACGTCCCTGAAACCTAAAATAGGAACACCGCTTATTTCATCATAACTCATACATCTCGGGGCTAATTCATAAATATTTGGGACCAGACTGCAGTCAATATTTTCCTTCCATAAAGTTTCAAATATTTCTTTTAATCTTTCTTTCCGAAGCGCTGAACCTGTTAAGATTACAAGTGAAACTTTTTCTTTTACCGCTGCCTGGCAGACATCAGAAATTTTACCTATTATTCCTTTTTCTGAAAGATCATTAATCTTTTTTTCTATCTCTTCAGTCACAGGCATATCTTCTTCTAAAACAAAACCAACCACCTTAAAAAGCATTTCTTTATGAAATTTATACTGCCATGCTAATTTTCTCGCGGCTTCTCCCCAGCCCGCGATAAGCACCTTTTTTACTATTGGCCCTCCTTTCCTGGCCAATATCCTCAAAATATACCTGGCAACGACTCTTGAACAGCTTAAAAAAATAATACCAAAAAACCATAAATAAATCAACATTAGTCTTTGGAAAAGAAGCTGATGAGTTGCATAAAAAAAAGCGAGGATAAAAAGAACTTCCAAAGTGACGGCAATAGAAATGGAAAAAAATATCTCATCAATACCCCATCTTCTCCTTGGTTCATACTGTCTCATTACCG encodes the following:
- a CDS encoding sugar transferase — translated: MEVENRRALFVFSMVGMDTFLISLAFILAYKLRASVSLFGISAGIGSANYTAMYPVMLFSWLTILTVMRQYEPRRRWGIDEIFFSISIAVTLEVLFILAFFYATHQLLFQRLMLIYLWFFGIIFLSCSRVVARYILRILARKGGPIVKKVLIAGWGEAARKLAWQYKFHKEMLFKVVGFVLEEDMPVTEEIEKKINDLSEKGIIGKISDVCQAAVKEKVSLVILTGSALRKERLKEIFETLWKENIDCSLVPNIYELAPRCMSYDEISGVPILGFRDVPMLGWESIAKRVIDIIGSVFGLIILSPLFLIISILIKFESPGPVLFTQKRIGQNGRPFKIYKFRSMVREAAAGPLYKVQKNDDRVTKIGAFIRKTSIDELPQLLNVLIGNMSLVGPRPEATIFVDEYSEWNRRRLYLKPGITGLAQANGIRGNTTIDEKTKYDLEYMEQQSLLLDIKILFKTVATLLFHKEAY